CCCGCGGCAGATCCAACGAGACGTCCTTGAGGTTGTGCTCGCGGGCACCCCGGACGATCAGCCGGTCGGCCACACCCACCCCTTCGACGACGCTGCTACTCCATGACACCGCGGCGGCCGGCGGGCCGCCGGAATCATCGTAGGCAAAGCCACCGACAAAGTTCCCGGACGGAGCAATCGCGACGACTCGGGCCGGTCCGGGCCGGCAGCCTCGTGATGATCATGGTCGGACTGTCTTTGGGGGACGGCATGCGCGGACTGACGCGCCGGTGGCGAGTGTTGGCCGTATCCGGGGTACTGGTGGCCGGGGTAATCGCACCGGCCGCAGCCGACTCCGGCCTGCCGGGCGTCCCACAGCTCGGCAGCAACCCCGTCTCGGCGCTGCTCGACCTGATCACCGACAACGGTGACGACGCCTTCCAACTGGGCTGCCGAGGCAACCTGATCGCACCCACGGACGACGGCTCCTCCCCCGCCGTGCCGCTTCCGTTCTCGCCGAACTTCTTCGGCACCCGCGGCCGGCTCTACGTCAACAACAACGGCAACGTGACCTTCGGCAGCGCGCGCCCTGACTTCCACTTCGATGACCTGTCCGCGGACACCGGCAACCCGATGATCGCGCCGTTCCTGGCCGACGTGGACACCCGTGACGTGTTCCACTCGCAGGCCGTCACCTACGGGGTGTCCACCGACCAGAAGGTGTTCTGCGCGGATTGGCCCGGCGTCGGTTCCTACAGCAACCATGGCGACAAGCTCGACAAATTCCGCCTGCTGCTGATCGACCGGTCCACCGACCCCGGCAACGCCCCCGGCGACTTCGACATCGTCATGGACTACGACTTCATCAACTGGGACACCGCGGACGCGAAGGCGCCGGCCGTCGCCGCCGTAGCGCGGGCCGGCTTCTCCGATGGCACCACCGCCTCCAACCACACGTTCCAATTGCCCGGCTCGGGCACGCCCGGCGCGTTCGGGGACAGCGGACCGAACTCGCTGGCCGAGCACAGCCTGGTCACCCACGACCAGCACGTGACGAAGCAGGCGGACGGCCGGTACGTCTTCGCGGTGCGCGGCGGGCAGCCGCTGCCCGCGGGTCAACCGCCGGAGGTCGCGGACATCACCATGCACACCGCGCAGGACGTCCCGCTGCAGGTGAAGGTTCCGGCCACCGATCCCGACGGGGACGTGATGGTGCTGCACTCGGCAACCGACGGCGAGCACGGCAAGGTGAACTGCGTCAGCGACCCCGAGGCGGCAACCGGCCCGATCCACTGCGCCTACACCCCGGCCGCGGACTTCCACGGCACGGACTCGTTCAAGGTCACCGTCGCCGACAGCCACGCCAACCAGGGCACCGGCACCGTCAACGTGGTGGTGGACGCGGTCAACACGCCGCCCACGGTGGTCACGCCGCAGAGCATGACCGTGTCGGTGACCCACACATCGACCCCGACCACATCGGCGACCAACGCACCGACGCCGGTCACCGGCAATGTGCTGACCGGAGCGAGCGACCCGAACGGCGACGCCGTGACGCTGACCGCACCGCTGACCCCCACGCCCACCGGGCACGGCAGCGTGGTTTGCACCGCCGACGGCCGGTGCACCTACACGCCGAACGCCACCTTCACCAAGGGCAGCACCGACACGTTCACCTTCACCGCCGCTGACGGCAAGGGCGCATCGACGTTCGGCACGGTGAACATCGCCGAGCACAACGATCCGCCGACCGCCGTCTTCGGGGCCCGACTGCAAACGGCGAGCAACTCCCTCACGGTGGCCTTCGACGGCTCCGGCTCACATGACCCGCAGGGGCCGGTTGCGAGCTACGCGTGGGACTTCGGCGACGGCAGCAGCGGCGTCGGGGTCAGCCCGGTGCACACCTACCCGCAACCGGGCATCTACCAGGTGCGGCTCACGGTGACCGACTCCGGCGGCCTCACCAACTCGGTCAGTCGGTCGGTCCGACTGATTGCGGGTAGTACGCCGGACCACGCCGGGACCGGCTCCGGCGACACCGGCGGCACCGACCCCGGTGACGCCAATCCCGGCAACGCCAACCCCGACAGCACCAATCCCGGTAGCGCCGGGCCCGACAGCACAAATCCCGGTAGCGCCGGGCCCGCCGGGCAGGTGCCCGATCACGGCCCCGCCACCAACCCGGGCAATGCTCCGAGCCATGCGCAGCCGCAGGGCCGCGATTCCGGAAAGAGCTCACACCGGAGTGCTCGCCACGACCGGCTGGAGCTGGTGAACACCGGCGGCCAGGGGTACAACATGCGCGGCACCGTCCGCGAGGGCGACTTCCGCATCGAGCGCGTGGACGGGCAGATCCGCCGGATTACCGGCACCGGGGAGTTCGGCGACGGCTCGTCGGTGACCTTCAACCTGCGCGTGCGCGACGACCACGCCTTCGGCACGATCGCGATTCGCGACAGCGATGGACGTCTCGACCGCTTCCGCGTGGACGGGGTGCGCATCGTTGATCACGGCGACACGGTGGAGGGGCACGCGAAGTATCGGGACAACGGCAGCCGCTTCGCCTTCGCCATTGAGGATCGACGCCACTGACCGGCACCGACCCGGGCCACACTGGGCGGCATGATCCAACCGCTCGACGCCGACACGGTGGCCCGGGTCGTCGCGCAGATCGACATCGCGACCAAGCGGTTCATCGATTCGGTGACCGCCCTGGATGACGTCGGCGTGCGTGCCCCGTCACTGCTGCCGGGATGGACCCGGGGCCATGTGGCCACCCACGTCGCACAGCGCAATGGCAATGAACAACCTGCTGCACACCGCCGGCACCGGCGAGGACCTGCCCGCCTATCCCAGCGCAGTGGCCCGCGCCGAGGCCATCTCCGCCGGCGCGAACCGACCGCCGGCGCCGTTGGCAGCCGACCTGACGGACACCGCGGCGGCGTACTCCACCGCGGTGCGGGGGCTCGCGCTGGACCGGTGGGACGTCGAGGCCGGTGAGAATCAGCGGGCCGCGGACTGCCCTGCTGGCCTGGGCGGCGGGGCGGTCGGCCGGGGACGGTCTGCAGTGCAGCGCGGACGTGCTGCCGATGCTGCCGCCGTGGCCGTGAAGAATGGGAGCTCCGGATCCGGGCAAGGAGGCCAACGTGCACACATATCACGGCAAGGTCAGCGTCGGCGGTCCGCCGGACGTCCGTGAACTGGCCGGGTTGATCATCACCAAGGTTGCGGTCGGCCCCATGGACAACAACTGCTACCTGCTGCGTTGCCGGGACTCCGGCGAGCAGCTCATGATCGACGCCGCCAACGACGCGCAGACGCTGCTGGGCATGCTGGGCGGTCCGCTGGAGCGGATCGTGACCACCCATCAGCACTACGACCACTGGCAGGCGCTCGGCGAGGTGACGAAGCGCACCGGCGCGCGGACCACCGCGCACACGCTGGACGCCGAGGGGATCCCGGTAGCCACGGACGACCTGGTCAACGACGGCGACGAGATCGCCGTCGGTCGGGTCAGCCTGAAGGCGATTCACCTGGTGGGCCACACCCCCGGCAGCATTGCCCTGCTCTACGACGACCCGAACGGCCACCCGCACCTGTTCACCGGCGACTGCCTGTTCCCCGGCGGCGTCGGGAACACCCAGAGCGACAGCGCGCGCTTCACTTCCCTCATCCACGACGTGGAGACCAAACTGTTCGGCGCCCTACCGGACGAGACCTGGGTCTACCCCGGCCACGGCGGGGACACCACACTGGGAACCGAGCGGCCGAACCTCGCGGAATGGCGGGCTCGCGGCTGGTAGCCCCGACAGGAGAAACAGCGATGTCCCCACACCCCAACGCGATCCGTATCCGTCAGATCTACCAGGCGCTGGGGGCAGGCGATGTGGGAGCTGTGCTGGAGGGCTTCGCCGCCGACACGCTGTTCCACATGCCGGGCTCGGGCGAGCTGGCCGGGGACCACAAGGGCCGCGACGGGGTGGCCAAGGTGGTCACTCATCTGATGGGGATCAGCGGCGGCACCATGGCCTTCGAAGTGCACGGCGTGTACGCCGACGCAGACCACGCCGCGGTCCATCTCCGGGAGACCGCCACCCGCGCCGCGGACGGAGCGGTGCTCGACGTCGAGGAGGTGCACCTGCTCGCGCTCGACGCCGACGGGCGCATCCGCGAGTTCTGGGATCTCCCCGCCGATCCGGACGCCCACAATGGCTTCTTCGAGGGCCGATAGCCCCGCGCCCCTGACAGTGCGTCACAAGGCTACGGTCTTGGGATCATGCTCCGGGTGAGGCGACCGTGAGGCCGAGGCCGCGAGCGGCGGCGATCAAGCGGTGGTCGTAGGCGATCAGAATGTCGGCGGCGACCCGGAGCGCCATCGTCAGATGCAGGGCATCCAAGCTGCGCAGGCCGGGGCCGGGGAGGATTCCGGCCTCCCGAAACACGGAGCGCGGCAGGTCGATCAGATCGAACCGCGACAGCACGTCGGTCGCCAGGGCTTGGTCCAACTCCAACCGCACCGCCATCCGCCGCAGTTCGGTCTCCGCCAGGGCACTCGACATTCGTTCATCGGACGCGGGCAGACCATCCAGATACGCCTTCAGCGCGGCCGTTTCCGCTTCGGCGACAAGCAGTTTCGCCGCGGCCGAGGTCTCGATGTAGTGCCTCACCGCTCCCCGCGCAGTTCGTCGAGCACGTCCCCGGTCCCCTCGGCCCGCGGCACGCTCTCGATGTTGGCGAACGGCCGATGGTCGGTGGCACGGCGCACGCTGAGGGGTTCCGGACCGGCGGGGGTCAGCAGGGCGACCACCTCACCGTGGTTGGTGATCTCGAAGGAAGCTCCCTCGGCAACGGCACGCAGTATTTCCGCGCTGCGATTGCGCAGATCGCGGTGCGCAATCTGTTCAGTCACGGCGGCCTCCTTCCCGTAGCAATCGTAGCACTTGCCCTCGTCCGGATACGACACGAACCCCCGGACCGCAGGCGGCCGGGGGTTCGATGGTGTTCGGGTGGGCTCAGTCGTCGACGAGGGTCAGCGCCTCGGTGGGGCAACCGTCGATCGCTTCCTGAACCACGTCCATCTGGTCGTCCGAAGGATGCTCGCAGAGCACCGTCATCGAGCCGTCCGGCTGGATCTCGAACACGTCCGGTGCGGCGGCCTCGCACATGCCGAGGCCGGTGCACCGGTTGCGGTCGACGACGATCTTCTTAGGCACTACGCGTCTCCGGGGTCCTGTGCTTCTCAGGCGTGAAGGCAAAATCGAGGTGCGTGATCCCGCGCATGAAGTTCGTACCGAGGTATGTCGGGTTCGACGCCTTGAAGTCCGGGATCCGGGTGAGGATCTCGAAGAACAGCGCCCGCAGCATCGACTTCGCCAGGTTGCTGCCGAGGCAGAAGTGTACGCCGCCACCCCCGAACCCACAGTGCGGGTTCGGGTCGCGAGCGAGGTTCATCTCCCCCGGGTTCTCGAACGCCGTCTCGTCCCGGTTGCCCGAGCCGTAGAAGAACACCACCTTGTCGCCGGGCATGATCTGCTGCCCACACAACTCGGTCTCCACGATCGCGGTGCGCCGGAAGGTCATCACCACCGTGCCGAAGCGGATGAACTCCTCGATCGCGCCGTCGATGCGGCCCTCGAAATCCTCCATCAGCCAGGCGCGTTGTTCGGGCTGACTGGTCATGCCCAACACGGCGTAGCTCGAGGTGTGCTTGGTGGTGTCGGTGGCGGCCACCGACATCAGCACGAAGAACGCTCCCAGTTGCGCCTCGTCCAACTTCTCGCCGTCGATCTCGGCCTGCACCAGCGCGGTGAACAGGTCATCGGTGGGGTTGCGCAGCCGCTCCTCGTACATCTCCCCGGCGATCTCGTGCAGCATCGAGGCGGCCTCGATCTGCACCTCGTCCGGCGCGCGACCCTGCAGGATCTCCGGGTCCGCCCAGGCGACGATGCCCTGGGCGGCGGTGATGGTGTCCTCCCACCGGTCCCGGGGCACGCCCATGATCTCGCAGAAGGTGATCATGGGCAGTTTCTCGGCCAGGTCGACAGCGAAGTCGATCCGGCCCGCCTGCGCGATGTCGTCCACCAGCTGCTTGGCCGTCTGCCTGATCTTGTCCTCCATGCGCCGCACCTGCTTGGGCGTGAACGCGCTGGAGACCAGCTTGCGCAGCTTGTTGTGCATCGGGTTGTCCATGGCCAGGAACGACTGCGTCATGGT
The sequence above is a segment of the Sporichthyaceae bacterium genome. Coding sequences within it:
- a CDS encoding cytochrome P450, translated to MSNALIDEVDWDEGDDTAFLPATSENKPDYDEIDVSSSAFWKMEFAEQDKHFRMLREQRPVSWQRPVEDAVTPDPDDPGYWALTRLKEINEVSRNSEVYISGQGVIFDMLPKIFLTMTQSFLAMDNPMHNKLRKLVSSAFTPKQVRRMEDKIRQTAKQLVDDIAQAGRIDFAVDLAEKLPMITFCEIMGVPRDRWEDTITAAQGIVAWADPEILQGRAPDEVQIEAASMLHEIAGEMYEERLRNPTDDLFTALVQAEIDGEKLDEAQLGAFFVLMSVAATDTTKHTSSYAVLGMTSQPEQRAWLMEDFEGRIDGAIEEFIRFGTVVMTFRRTAIVETELCGQQIMPGDKVVFFYGSGNRDETAFENPGEMNLARDPNPHCGFGGGGVHFCLGSNLAKSMLRALFFEILTRIPDFKASNPTYLGTNFMRGITHLDFAFTPEKHRTPETRSA
- a CDS encoding PKD domain-containing protein, yielding MVGLSLGDGMRGLTRRWRVLAVSGVLVAGVIAPAAADSGLPGVPQLGSNPVSALLDLITDNGDDAFQLGCRGNLIAPTDDGSSPAVPLPFSPNFFGTRGRLYVNNNGNVTFGSARPDFHFDDLSADTGNPMIAPFLADVDTRDVFHSQAVTYGVSTDQKVFCADWPGVGSYSNHGDKLDKFRLLLIDRSTDPGNAPGDFDIVMDYDFINWDTADAKAPAVAAVARAGFSDGTTASNHTFQLPGSGTPGAFGDSGPNSLAEHSLVTHDQHVTKQADGRYVFAVRGGQPLPAGQPPEVADITMHTAQDVPLQVKVPATDPDGDVMVLHSATDGEHGKVNCVSDPEAATGPIHCAYTPAADFHGTDSFKVTVADSHANQGTGTVNVVVDAVNTPPTVVTPQSMTVSVTHTSTPTTSATNAPTPVTGNVLTGASDPNGDAVTLTAPLTPTPTGHGSVVCTADGRCTYTPNATFTKGSTDTFTFTAADGKGASTFGTVNIAEHNDPPTAVFGARLQTASNSLTVAFDGSGSHDPQGPVASYAWDFGDGSSGVGVSPVHTYPQPGIYQVRLTVTDSGGLTNSVSRSVRLIAGSTPDHAGTGSGDTGGTDPGDANPGNANPDSTNPGSAGPDSTNPGSAGPAGQVPDHGPATNPGNAPSHAQPQGRDSGKSSHRSARHDRLELVNTGGQGYNMRGTVREGDFRIERVDGQIRRITGTGEFGDGSSVTFNLRVRDDHAFGTIAIRDSDGRLDRFRVDGVRIVDHGDTVEGHAKYRDNGSRFAFAIEDRRH
- a CDS encoding MBL fold metallo-hydrolase, with amino-acid sequence MHTYHGKVSVGGPPDVRELAGLIITKVAVGPMDNNCYLLRCRDSGEQLMIDAANDAQTLLGMLGGPLERIVTTHQHYDHWQALGEVTKRTGARTTAHTLDAEGIPVATDDLVNDGDEIAVGRVSLKAIHLVGHTPGSIALLYDDPNGHPHLFTGDCLFPGGVGNTQSDSARFTSLIHDVETKLFGALPDETWVYPGHGGDTTLGTERPNLAEWRARGW
- a CDS encoding type II toxin-antitoxin system VapC family toxin → MRHYIETSAAAKLLVAEAETAALKAYLDGLPASDERMSSALAETELRRMAVRLELDQALATDVLSRFDLIDLPRSVFREAGILPGPGLRSLDALHLTMALRVAADILIAYDHRLIAAARGLGLTVASPGA
- a CDS encoding type II toxin-antitoxin system prevent-host-death family antitoxin — translated: MTEQIAHRDLRNRSAEILRAVAEGASFEITNHGEVVALLTPAGPEPLSVRRATDHRPFANIESVPRAEGTGDVLDELRGER
- a CDS encoding ferredoxin, whose product is MPKKIVVDRNRCTGLGMCEAAAPDVFEIQPDGSMTVLCEHPSDDQMDVVQEAIDGCPTEALTLVDD
- a CDS encoding nuclear transport factor 2 family protein, whose product is MSPHPNAIRIRQIYQALGAGDVGAVLEGFAADTLFHMPGSGELAGDHKGRDGVAKVVTHLMGISGGTMAFEVHGVYADADHAAVHLRETATRAADGAVLDVEEVHLLALDADGRIREFWDLPADPDAHNGFFEGR